The following is a genomic window from Candidatus Hydrogenedentota bacterium.
ACAGGTACCATTCGGGCCGGTGCAGATAGAGGAAGCGGACATCATAATCGCTGTCCTGTGAGGCAAATCCCCAAGCGCGGCTGCCCGATTCGCACGCATAGAAGACAAGAACCTCCTCCTGCCGCTCAATGTCTGCCAGCCTGGCGTTGATATTGCCGTATTGCTGAGGGCTCACTGCTCCAGTTTTCCCTTTGTCATAAAATGTCCGTCAACGAATCCTTGCCGCAAGCGGTGCCACACCAATACCGGCCACTGGCCGGACACGCCACGCGATGCCGCCGGCCTGAAACCATGCATCATCCTATCCCCACCACCACCCCACGGCGCAACCCCACCATCCTTCATTCGTAACTCGTAACTCGTAATTCGTAATTTCCCGCCTCATTCCCACTCGATGGTTCCGGGGGGCTTGCTGGTGATGTCGTACATCACGCGGTTGATGTGCTTCACCTCGTTGCAGATGCGGTTGGCGACGCGCTGGAGCAGTTCGGGGGGGAAGCGGTACCAGTCGGCGGTCATGGCGTCGGTGGAGGTGACGGCGCGGAGGCTGCACACCTCCTCGTAGGTGCGCTCGTCGCCCTGGACGCCCACGCTCTTCACGGGGAGCAGGCAGACCAGGGCCTGCCAAATGTCGTCGTAGAGCCCGGCCTTGCGGATTTCCTCAATGAAGACGGCGTCGGCGTCGCGCAGGGTGTCCAGGCGCTCGCGGGTGATGGCGCCGACGCAGCGCACGCCCAGGCCCGGACCGGGGAAGGGGTGGCGGCTGACGATTTCCTCGGGCAGGCCGAGCTCGCGTCCCAGGGCGCGCACCTCGTCCTTGAACAGCTCGCGCAGGGGCTCGAGGAGCTCCATGTTCATCTCTTCGGGCAGGCCGCCGACGTTGTGGTGGCTCTTGATGGTGACCGAGGGGCCGCCGGTGGCGGAGGTGGACTCGATCACGTCGGGGTAGAGCGTGCCCTGGGCCAGGAAGTCGAGGTGGCCGAGCTTGTTCGCCTCGGCCTCGAACACGTCAATGAAGACGCTGCCGATGATTTTGCGCTTCTGCTCGGGATCGGTGACCCCGGCCAGGGCGTCCAAAAACTGCGCCTCCGCGTCGGCGTAGACCAGGTTGATGTGGAAGTTGTCCCGGAAGACCCGCTGCACCATGTCGGCCTCGCCCTTGCGGAGCAGGCCGTTGTTCACGAAGACGCAGGTGAGCCGGTCGCCGACGGCCCGGTGGATGAGCGCGGCGGCCACGCTGCTGTCCACGCCGCCGCTGAGCCCGCAGAGCACCTTTTTGTCCCCGACCTTCTCCCGGATTTCCGCGACGGCGATGTCCACAAACGAGCCCATGTCCCAGTCGCCGGGGCAGCCGCAGATGGTGTGCACAAAGTTCTCGAAAATGCGCATGCCCTGCGGGGTGTGGACCACTTCCGGGTGAAACTGCACGCCGTAGAAGCGGCGGGCGGGGTCCGCGATGGCCGCGTAGTCCGTGTTCTCCGTGCCGCCCACGGGGACGAAGCCCGCGGGGAGTTCCTCGACCTTGTCGCCGTGGCTCATCCAGACCTGCGTCTTCGCGTCCACGCCCGCGAGGAAGCC
Proteins encoded in this region:
- the guaA gene encoding glutamine-hydrolyzing GMP synthase is translated as MQDIRRPVVVLDFGAQYSKLIARRVREARVYSVIVPYSISAADLRAMDPVGVIFSGGPASVHQPGAPHPDPEIFSLGVPILGICYGVQLFAHMLGGRVARASQREYGIAHLEHADTTGFLAGVDAKTQVWMSHGDKVEELPAGFVPVGGTENTDYAAIADPARRFYGVQFHPEVVHTPQGMRIFENFVHTICGCPGDWDMGSFVDIAVAEIREKVGDKKVLCGLSGGVDSSVAAALIHRAVGDRLTCVFVNNGLLRKGEADMVQRVFRDNFHINLVYADAEAQFLDALAGVTDPEQKRKIIGSVFIDVFEAEANKLGHLDFLAQGTLYPDVIESTSATGGPSVTIKSHHNVGGLPEEMNMELLEPLRELFKDEVRALGRELGLPEEIVSRHPFPGPGLGVRCVGAITRERLDTLRDADAVFIEEIRKAGLYDDIWQALVCLLPVKSVGVQGDERTYEEVCSLRAVTSTDAMTADWYRFPPELLQRVANRICNEVKHINRVMYDITSKPPGTIEWE